Proteins encoded within one genomic window of Oscillatoria salina IIICB1:
- a CDS encoding site-2 protease family protein → MLEFLLLIVLSVITYIIVKRSVAGITRTPIWLLWLVMMTPAFVWTAWIAYFGKERPIPPLLAIAPFVLCPLVYWWLIGIGRRNAPKTPAKPDISTGDPEKAPLAASSEDSSKVRPITTNEEKLLRNCFPWGIYYLQNLDYRPQAILCRGKLRSNPEVAYKTIKENITEKFGDRFLLIFQEGFKGQPFFALVPNPRSQSQDKLKPEEKLTRPSLALALLFITLFTTTTIGAEIAGVSLEALQQDPSLLLQGLPYSLSIVGILGIHEFGHYLTAKYYQIRTTLPYFIPIPFFLGTFGAFIQMRSPVPNRKALFDVSLAGPLAGFIASVPILLWGLSLSEIVPLTDESGLLNIESIDPRYSFLLAVLSKIALGTQFTPQAAIDLHPIAFAGYVGIVVTALNLMPVGQLDGGHIVHAMFGQRTAIGIAQVARLLMLGLALVQSDFLLWAIILWLMPIADEPALNDVTELDNKRDFIGLLALTLLVIILLPVPATISQWLNF, encoded by the coding sequence ATGTTGGAATTTTTACTCCTCATTGTACTGAGTGTTATTACATACATTATTGTGAAACGCAGTGTCGCTGGCATAACTCGGACACCAATCTGGTTATTATGGCTAGTGATGATGACTCCGGCGTTTGTCTGGACTGCTTGGATCGCGTATTTTGGTAAAGAGCGACCAATTCCACCTTTGTTGGCGATCGCGCCATTTGTGCTTTGTCCTTTAGTATACTGGTGGCTGATTGGGATCGGTAGGCGCAATGCACCGAAAACACCAGCTAAGCCAGATATTTCCACAGGAGATCCAGAAAAAGCGCCTTTAGCAGCTTCTTCAGAAGATTCCTCGAAAGTTCGTCCAATTACAACTAATGAAGAAAAGCTGTTACGCAATTGTTTCCCTTGGGGTATATATTATCTGCAAAATCTCGATTATCGTCCCCAAGCGATTCTTTGTCGGGGAAAACTGCGTTCAAATCCAGAAGTAGCTTATAAAACGATTAAAGAAAATATTACCGAAAAATTTGGCGATCGCTTCCTGCTTATTTTCCAAGAAGGTTTCAAAGGTCAGCCTTTCTTTGCATTAGTTCCCAATCCGCGATCGCAATCCCAAGATAAACTAAAGCCAGAAGAAAAACTTACACGCCCAAGTCTAGCCCTAGCACTGTTGTTTATAACTCTTTTTACCACAACAACGATTGGAGCGGAAATAGCCGGCGTTTCTCTTGAAGCATTACAACAAGACCCTAGTTTACTGTTACAGGGACTTCCTTATTCCTTATCAATCGTCGGAATTTTAGGCATACACGAATTCGGTCACTATCTAACAGCCAAATATTACCAAATTCGCACAACCTTGCCTTATTTTATCCCCATACCCTTTTTCCTCGGTACATTTGGGGCTTTTATTCAAATGCGATCGCCTGTTCCTAATCGTAAAGCTTTATTTGACGTTTCCCTCGCAGGTCCTTTAGCAGGTTTTATCGCTTCCGTACCAATTTTACTTTGGGGATTGTCTCTCTCGGAAATTGTTCCTCTCACCGACGAATCTGGTTTACTGAACATCGAATCAATCGATCCTCGTTACTCATTTTTACTCGCAGTTTTGAGTAAAATCGCCTTGGGAACCCAATTCACTCCTCAAGCAGCAATTGACCTTCATCCGATCGCCTTTGCCGGTTATGTCGGTATAGTAGTGACAGCCTTGAATTTAATGCCTGTAGGACAACTAGACGGCGGTCATATCGTTCATGCTATGTTTGGACAACGTACCGCGATCGGTATTGCTCAAGTGGCAAGGTTATTAATGTTAGGTTTGGCATTAGTTCAGTCAGATTTCTTACTTTGGGCGATTATCCTCTGGTTAATGCCGATCGCTGACGAACCTGCACTCAATGATGTCACAGAATTAGACAACAAGCGCGATTTTATCGGTTTACTGGCGCTAACTTTGTTAGTTATTATTCTCTTACCCGTACCCGCTACTATTTCTCAGTGGTTGAATTTTTAG
- a CDS encoding ankyrin repeat domain-containing protein has product MSHKFNFFKSPLFYLTLTIIFLLALLLIKINDNFPVQVFILTPALILFPLWSFQERIFKFAEIGEIERVAKHINQLKDTKLKGKIGYRILHIASDKGHQELVDILAKRGVNINALCEDSFTALHRAVLSNHLEVVKTLINYGAEVNCQDINGFTSLHIAVINNNLEIISTLIENEAQVNSRLLNGTTPLSLALQSENQEIVGFLSSHGGIN; this is encoded by the coding sequence ATGTCTCACAAATTTAATTTCTTTAAAAGTCCATTATTTTATCTCACGTTAACAATTATTTTCTTACTAGCTTTACTACTGATAAAAATTAATGATAATTTTCCCGTTCAGGTATTCATTCTCACACCTGCTCTTATTTTATTTCCCTTATGGTCTTTCCAAGAAAGAATTTTCAAATTTGCAGAAATCGGAGAGATAGAGCGGGTTGCCAAACACATTAATCAATTAAAAGATACTAAGCTAAAAGGAAAAATTGGTTACAGAATACTACATATTGCTTCCGATAAGGGACATCAAGAACTGGTAGACATACTAGCAAAAAGGGGGGTAAACATAAATGCTCTTTGTGAAGATAGCTTTACTGCCTTACACCGTGCCGTACTCAGTAACCATTTAGAAGTAGTTAAAACGCTAATAAACTATGGAGCCGAAGTTAACTGTCAAGACATTAATGGTTTCACTTCTTTACACATCGCCGTAATAAATAACAACTTAGAAATAATCTCAACTTTAATAGAAAATGAGGCACAGGTCAACTCTAGACTTTTGAATGGTACAACTCCGCTATCCCTAGCGTTGCAATCTGAGAACCAAGAAATAGTAGGTTTTCTCAGCAGTCACGGTGGCATAAATTAA
- a CDS encoding DUF389 domain-containing protein encodes MRQLWIQTPQGYGKEVLKVAKEHRGVNLVQLTGTDSSGEVDVVIVRVSNRQVEHLLRKLEPIRDLHVSFFPQGAIALQPPPSEAPDRVTDVQVRSPIEIFLAGLQSVGSWKGFLGYAVVAGIVVWIGLFTNSSFLLVAAMLIAPFAGPAMNVAIASARGDKMLLWRSLVRYFAALAVTIAVTLLLSLIFQQQIATSLMVDNSQISAVTVLLPLAAGAAGGLQLVQSERSSLVSGAATGMLVAASLAPPAGIVGMAIAITRWDMVISGVFLLILQLVGINLSAAIVFRLFGVTAIGARYDRGKKWLFPVALGVTIVALGGLLTWQISNSPNLQRSSRAQRANADVQQIVNRSDLVNLVEANVRFTRSNIPGQNTLLVTIYVQPQEGISASSQEIRQTLTQVIQTNLLQEYNATPLVDVTVLEPPNYLR; translated from the coding sequence GTGCGCCAGTTATGGATTCAAACACCACAGGGATACGGAAAAGAAGTTCTTAAAGTTGCAAAAGAGCATCGGGGAGTTAACTTAGTACAACTTACTGGAACTGATTCCTCTGGAGAGGTAGATGTAGTAATTGTGCGGGTTTCTAACCGTCAAGTCGAGCATTTACTGAGGAAATTAGAGCCTATTCGCGACTTGCACGTTAGCTTTTTTCCTCAAGGAGCGATCGCTTTGCAACCTCCTCCTTCGGAAGCACCAGATCGGGTTACTGATGTCCAGGTACGCAGTCCGATTGAAATCTTTTTAGCGGGATTGCAAAGTGTTGGTTCCTGGAAAGGCTTTTTAGGTTATGCGGTAGTGGCTGGTATTGTCGTCTGGATTGGCTTATTTACCAATAGTAGCTTTTTATTAGTGGCAGCAATGTTAATTGCACCCTTCGCCGGACCTGCGATGAATGTGGCGATCGCTAGTGCTAGAGGTGACAAAATGCTTCTCTGGCGTAGTTTAGTGCGTTATTTTGCAGCTTTAGCTGTCACGATCGCGGTAACTTTACTTCTCAGCTTGATTTTCCAACAACAAATCGCTACCAGTTTAATGGTTGATAACAGTCAAATTTCTGCTGTCACTGTCTTACTACCTTTAGCCGCAGGTGCAGCCGGGGGTTTGCAATTGGTGCAGTCAGAAAGAAGTAGTCTTGTCTCTGGTGCAGCCACGGGGATGTTAGTCGCTGCTTCCCTCGCACCACCAGCCGGAATTGTCGGAATGGCGATCGCCATAACTCGTTGGGATATGGTAATTAGCGGTGTATTTCTCTTAATTTTGCAATTGGTGGGAATTAATTTGTCGGCGGCGATCGTTTTTCGTCTGTTTGGAGTTACGGCGATCGGTGCTAGATACGATCGCGGCAAAAAATGGCTTTTTCCGGTTGCGCTTGGGGTAACAATTGTCGCACTTGGAGGTTTACTTACTTGGCAAATTTCTAATTCTCCTAACTTACAACGTTCCAGTCGCGCTCAACGTGCAAATGCTGATGTTCAACAAATAGTTAATCGTAGTGATTTGGTTAATTTAGTCGAAGCGAATGTGCGTTTCACTCGCTCCAATATTCCCGGTCAAAATACTTTATTAGTTACAATTTACGTTCAACCTCAAGAAGGGATCTCAGCAAGTTCTCAAGAAATACGCCAAACCCTCACCCAAGTTATCCAAACTAATTTACTTCAGGAATACAATGCTACGCCCTTAGTTGATGTTACCGTCCTCGAACCACCTAATTATTTACGATAA
- a CDS encoding cation:proton antiporter domain-containing protein produces MSESISAQINLALAVFGGLVVIYALFSRFFKERLLISDPILAVLVGILLSPLVLNWFAPSNWGNQEIILLEAARVAIAIQLMSTALRLPSGYPFRHWRGLGVLLGLIMPLMWLCSSLLAYLILDLSVWEALLLGAVITPTDPVLAATIVTGAFAEQNLAKQIRHLLSAESGANDGLGYPFVLLPILMLNRPQGEAISHWLLEVWLWEVGAAIVMGGLLGYLAGVCLVWAQEKEIIDKQSFFTYTLALSVGVLGIVKLLGSDGILAVFVAGIAFDLKVESRDRIEEEKVQDSLDLLLTTSIFVLFALALPWQEWLDLGWKGLLLAVAVLLLRRLPGMLLLYSLMGLRRRADALFMGWFGPIGVAAIFYANLAVRDTGIEEIWPIASLIIFTSVFAHGITAVPFTKLHHQPKSDN; encoded by the coding sequence GTGAGCGAATCAATCTCAGCGCAAATCAATCTTGCTTTAGCAGTTTTTGGCGGATTGGTAGTAATTTATGCTTTATTTTCTCGCTTTTTCAAAGAAAGGCTACTCATCTCTGACCCAATTTTGGCGGTATTAGTGGGAATATTGTTGAGTCCTTTGGTGCTAAATTGGTTTGCTCCGAGTAATTGGGGGAATCAGGAGATAATTTTGCTCGAAGCTGCGAGAGTGGCGATCGCAATTCAATTGATGTCTACTGCACTAAGATTACCTAGTGGTTATCCTTTCCGTCATTGGCGTGGATTAGGAGTGCTACTAGGTTTAATTATGCCGCTTATGTGGCTGTGTAGTAGCTTATTGGCTTATTTAATTCTCGATTTATCTGTTTGGGAAGCTTTGTTACTCGGAGCAGTTATTACTCCGACAGACCCAGTTTTAGCCGCTACGATTGTAACTGGTGCTTTTGCTGAACAAAATCTCGCTAAACAAATTCGCCATTTACTCTCGGCTGAGTCTGGTGCAAATGATGGTTTGGGTTATCCTTTTGTTTTGTTACCAATTTTGATGCTTAATCGTCCCCAAGGTGAAGCAATTTCTCACTGGTTGCTTGAGGTTTGGCTTTGGGAAGTGGGGGCTGCTATTGTTATGGGTGGTTTGCTTGGTTACTTGGCTGGTGTTTGCTTAGTCTGGGCGCAAGAGAAGGAAATTATTGATAAACAATCTTTTTTTACTTATACTTTGGCTCTTTCTGTCGGTGTGCTTGGGATAGTTAAATTACTTGGCAGTGATGGAATTTTAGCAGTTTTTGTTGCGGGAATTGCTTTTGATTTAAAGGTGGAATCGAGAGATAGAATTGAGGAAGAAAAAGTCCAAGATTCTTTGGATTTGTTGTTGACCACTTCAATTTTTGTTTTATTCGCTTTAGCGTTACCTTGGCAAGAATGGTTAGATTTGGGCTGGAAAGGTTTACTGCTAGCTGTGGCTGTTTTGTTATTACGTCGCTTACCTGGAATGCTGTTACTGTATTCTCTGATGGGGTTAAGACGCCGCGCTGATGCTTTGTTTATGGGTTGGTTTGGTCCGATTGGGGTAGCAGCAATTTTTTATGCTAATTTGGCTGTACGGGATACAGGAATCGAGGAAATTTGGCCGATCGCCAGTTTAATTATTTTTACTTCTGTTTTCGCTCACGGAATTACGGCTGTTCCTTTCACAAAGCTACACCATCAACCCAAATCAGATAATTAA
- a CDS encoding protein adenylyltransferase SelO encodes MNPLLTLNYEPALENLGDDYFDRVPAAQFPNHILRWRNDQLLSKLGLNPEQVTNNHFIEAFGKFEGVRPFLALRYHGYQFGAYNPYLGDGRGFVYGQVRGTDGYLYDFGTKGSGMTPYSRSADGRLTLKGGVREILAAEALHQLGVNTSRCLSMIETGEALWRTDEPSPTRSCVMVRMSRSHIRFGTFERLHYIQRPDLIRKLLDHVINYYYPNLTSSKDKYAEFYAELVQRIAELAAQWMAAGFCHGVLNTDNMSITGESFDYGPYAFIPSYNPQFTAAYFDYGGLYCYENQPLICKVNLERLQKPLALVMANYELEAGLAQFDDFYQSSYYQLMLRKLGLPDLPVSQGEELVQQTIQALKDTQVGYHLFFAELREWFSPNWRNDSSIIWENASFSLSGWQDWIELYHKSLNILPAEKMDKVSDRLRFANPKTALLRPVIESIWEPITLEDNWEPFYDLVEQLQKKI; translated from the coding sequence ATGAATCCTTTGCTCACTCTCAACTACGAACCAGCCTTAGAAAATTTAGGAGATGACTATTTTGATCGAGTACCAGCAGCTCAATTCCCTAACCATATTTTACGCTGGCGCAACGACCAGTTACTCTCCAAGCTCGGACTAAATCCCGAACAAGTTACCAACAACCATTTTATTGAAGCTTTTGGCAAATTTGAGGGGGTACGTCCCTTTTTAGCCTTAAGGTATCACGGCTATCAGTTTGGCGCTTATAATCCTTATTTAGGAGACGGTAGAGGCTTTGTTTACGGACAGGTACGAGGTACAGATGGCTATCTTTACGATTTCGGAACCAAAGGTTCTGGAATGACTCCCTACTCCCGCAGTGCTGATGGTAGACTAACTCTTAAAGGTGGCGTGCGCGAAATTTTGGCGGCCGAGGCTTTACATCAATTAGGAGTTAATACCTCTCGCTGTTTGAGTATGATTGAAACAGGCGAGGCTTTATGGCGTACTGACGAACCTTCTCCAACTCGTTCTTGTGTGATGGTACGCATGAGTCGTTCTCATATTCGCTTCGGTACTTTTGAGCGTCTCCACTACATTCAACGTCCAGATTTAATTCGTAAATTGTTAGACCACGTTATTAATTATTACTACCCTAATCTTACTTCATCTAAAGATAAATATGCGGAATTTTATGCTGAATTAGTGCAGCGAATAGCAGAATTAGCCGCGCAGTGGATGGCTGCGGGTTTTTGTCACGGGGTTTTGAATACGGATAATATGTCAATTACTGGGGAAAGTTTTGATTACGGTCCCTATGCTTTTATTCCTAGTTATAATCCTCAATTTACTGCGGCTTATTTTGATTATGGTGGCTTGTATTGTTATGAAAATCAGCCGTTAATTTGTAAGGTGAATTTAGAAAGATTACAAAAGCCTTTGGCTTTAGTGATGGCTAATTATGAATTGGAGGCTGGTTTAGCACAATTCGACGATTTTTATCAATCTAGTTATTATCAATTGATGTTACGCAAGTTAGGTTTGCCAGATTTACCAGTTTCTCAAGGTGAGGAGTTAGTTCAGCAAACTATTCAAGCGTTGAAAGATACTCAAGTTGGTTATCATCTCTTCTTTGCTGAATTAAGAGAATGGTTTAGTCCGAATTGGCGAAATGATAGTTCAATTATTTGGGAAAATGCTTCGTTTTCGCTTTCTGGTTGGCAAGATTGGATTGAATTGTACCATAAAAGTTTGAATATTTTACCTGCTGAAAAAATGGATAAAGTTAGCGATCGCTTGAGGTTTGCTAATCCGAAAACTGCTTTACTTAGACCAGTAATTGAGTCGATTTGGGAACCAATTACTCTGGAAGATAATTGGGAACCTTTTTATGATTTGGTAGAACAGTTGCAAAAGAAAATTTAA
- a CDS encoding MBL fold metallo-hydrolase: MQPFESNPPQSHLGTNHSTTTPKLPRLLRSGIFAFPPNRDTLGATSYFIVENDGNILLDCPAWHEVNHQFLNQHGGVKWLFLTHRGGIGKVASIQAATGCEVIIQEQEAYLLPEVNVNSFEREVNLADKYVAIWTPGYSPGSACLYYQAEGGVLFTGRHLLPNQKGEIVPLRTAKTFHWLRQVRSIEKLRSRFSPETLQYICPGANTGFLRGKGIIDDAYQHLTKLDLSALTHSPVVI; the protein is encoded by the coding sequence ATGCAACCCTTCGAGTCAAATCCTCCTCAAAGCCATCTGGGGACTAATCATTCTACTACTACTCCTAAATTACCTCGTTTGCTCAGGTCAGGAATTTTTGCTTTTCCTCCCAATCGAGATACTCTAGGTGCAACCTCTTATTTTATTGTAGAAAATGACGGTAACATTCTGCTTGATTGTCCGGCTTGGCATGAGGTCAATCATCAGTTTCTCAATCAGCATGGAGGCGTTAAATGGCTGTTTTTGACTCATCGAGGTGGTATTGGTAAAGTTGCGTCAATTCAAGCAGCGACGGGCTGTGAGGTGATTATTCAAGAACAAGAAGCATATTTATTGCCAGAAGTCAATGTAAATTCTTTTGAACGAGAGGTAAATTTGGCTGACAAATATGTAGCGATTTGGACTCCTGGTTACTCTCCTGGTTCTGCTTGTCTATATTATCAAGCTGAGGGTGGCGTTTTGTTTACTGGACGACATCTGCTACCCAACCAAAAAGGAGAAATCGTCCCTTTGCGTACTGCTAAGACTTTTCATTGGTTGCGTCAGGTGCGTAGTATAGAGAAATTGCGATCGCGTTTTTCTCCGGAAACTCTCCAATACATCTGTCCTGGTGCTAATACTGGTTTTCTCCGTGGTAAAGGTATTATTGACGACGCTTATCAACATCTCACAAAGTTAGATTTATCTGCTTTAACTCATTCTCCAGTTGTTATCTGA
- the trmFO gene encoding FADH(2)-oxidizing methylenetetrahydrofolate--tRNA-(uracil(54)-C(5))-methyltransferase TrmFO — protein MTNNKQKIHVIGGGLAGTEATWQIAQAGIPVVLHEMRPVRLSPAHHTGELAELVCSNSFGAKNSDRAAGLLHEELRRLGSIIIATADKHSVPAGGALAVDRAVFSQNLTETLANHPLIELRREEITEIPTDGVVVLTTGPLTSPELAENLRRLTGMEYFSFFDAASPIITGESINRDLAFLASRYDKGEAAYLNCPMNKEQYLRFWRELCAAEQAPVKDFERENAKFFEGCLPIEELAQRGEDTMRYGPLKPVGLFDPRQPENERDRPYAVVQLRQEDQAGQLWNMVGFQTNLRWGEQKRVFRLIPGLESAEFVRMGVMHRNTFINSPQLLHPTLQFKNRSTLLAAGQLIGTEGYTAATAGGWLAGTNAARIVLGLSTIAVPPTTMMGALLEFISSAEPKHFQPMPPNFGIIPELPVRIGKKRERYRKYSERSLSDLDNWQAQLNDLSLVLTN, from the coding sequence ATGACTAATAACAAACAGAAAATTCATGTAATTGGCGGTGGTTTAGCTGGAACCGAAGCCACATGGCAAATTGCCCAAGCAGGAATACCTGTAGTTTTGCACGAAATGCGACCCGTGCGACTTTCTCCTGCTCATCATACGGGAGAATTAGCCGAGTTAGTGTGTAGTAATTCTTTTGGGGCGAAAAATAGCGATCGCGCGGCTGGTTTACTCCACGAAGAGTTACGTCGTTTGGGTTCGATTATTATCGCTACTGCTGACAAACACTCAGTTCCCGCAGGTGGCGCTTTAGCGGTAGATCGGGCTGTTTTTAGTCAAAATTTAACGGAAACTCTCGCTAACCATCCCTTAATTGAATTACGCCGCGAGGAAATAACCGAAATCCCCACTGATGGTGTGGTTGTCTTAACTACTGGACCTTTGACTAGCCCCGAATTAGCTGAAAATTTGCGACGCTTGACGGGTATGGAATATTTCAGCTTTTTCGACGCGGCTAGCCCGATAATTACTGGTGAGTCAATTAATCGAGATCTTGCTTTTCTCGCTTCCCGCTATGACAAAGGCGAAGCTGCTTATCTCAACTGTCCGATGAATAAGGAACAGTATCTTCGTTTTTGGCGAGAATTATGCGCCGCCGAACAAGCCCCTGTGAAAGATTTTGAACGAGAAAATGCGAAATTTTTTGAAGGTTGTCTTCCTATCGAAGAATTGGCGCAGCGAGGCGAAGATACCATGCGCTATGGACCTTTGAAACCTGTGGGATTGTTTGACCCTCGCCAGCCGGAAAATGAGCGAGATCGCCCTTATGCAGTAGTTCAGTTACGCCAAGAAGATCAAGCTGGTCAATTGTGGAATATGGTCGGTTTTCAAACGAATTTGCGCTGGGGCGAACAAAAGCGAGTTTTTCGCTTAATTCCTGGTTTAGAATCAGCCGAGTTTGTCCGTATGGGCGTGATGCACCGCAATACATTTATTAATTCACCCCAGTTACTTCATCCCACGCTGCAATTTAAAAATCGCAGCACATTATTAGCCGCAGGTCAACTCATTGGTACAGAAGGTTACACAGCCGCAACCGCCGGAGGTTGGCTAGCGGGGACAAATGCAGCACGTATTGTGTTAGGATTATCAACTATCGCAGTTCCACCAACAACCATGATGGGAGCATTATTGGAATTTATTAGTTCGGCAGAGCCAAAACATTTTCAACCAATGCCACCCAATTTTGGTATAATTCCGGAATTGCCAGTTCGGATCGGGAAGAAAAGAGAAAGATACAGGAAATACAGCGAGCGATCGCTAAGCGATTTAGATAATTGGCAAGCTCAACTAAATGATTTATCTTTAGTTTTAACCAATTAA
- a CDS encoding chlororespiratory reduction protein 7 — translation MPDSIMYQEDGYVVLETDKPEQFLTPEELLAKLKGILQQYQDDLPRDLRKFDSLDAQAKYLMETSCEFDVGAGEYLQWYVVRLC, via the coding sequence ATGCCAGACTCAATTATGTATCAGGAGGACGGTTATGTCGTTCTCGAAACTGACAAACCAGAGCAATTTCTTACTCCAGAAGAGTTACTAGCCAAACTCAAAGGGATTTTACAGCAATATCAAGACGATCTACCGCGAGATTTGCGCAAATTTGACTCTCTTGACGCACAAGCTAAGTACCTCATGGAAACTTCTTGCGAATTTGATGTCGGTGCAGGAGAATATCTACAGTGGTATGTGGTGCGTCTGTGTTAA